Proteins from a genomic interval of Nocardia sp. BMG51109:
- a CDS encoding DUF4365 domain-containing protein — protein MLDAQNHQGKFGQDYIRALASAAGLLVFEYDLDRVGIDLGFRFPGQPGGLASPAIEVQVKTSSKPNMIGGEWHYDSLTEQQFNWLAGPDYTVPRYLFLLPVPSDRKEYARFEPGGMMLQHLAYYLSLETEPQIADPRPTRRRKVRVPLGNVLTVRSLLRLFEPNPIGVA, from the coding sequence GTGCTGGATGCACAGAATCACCAAGGCAAGTTCGGACAAGACTACATTCGTGCTCTGGCGTCCGCTGCCGGCCTACTTGTGTTCGAGTACGACCTGGATCGCGTGGGAATTGATCTCGGGTTCAGATTTCCCGGCCAGCCTGGCGGACTCGCCTCGCCAGCCATAGAAGTCCAGGTGAAGACCTCTTCGAAGCCGAACATGATCGGCGGCGAATGGCATTACGACAGTCTCACCGAACAGCAGTTCAACTGGCTCGCCGGCCCTGACTACACCGTGCCTCGCTACCTGTTCCTGCTACCGGTGCCGAGCGACCGCAAGGAGTACGCGCGGTTCGAACCCGGCGGGATGATGTTGCAGCACCTGGCCTACTACCTATCGCTCGAAACCGAGCCGCAGATTGCCGATCCCCGCCCGACCCGGCGGCGCAAGGTCCGGGTGCCCCTCGGCAATGTCCTGACTGTTCGGTCGCTGCTGCGCCTGTTCGAACCCAACCCGATCGGTGTCGCGTGA
- a CDS encoding phosphatidate cytidylyltransferase, whose translation MVADEAAAGDAVPASDAAGVTPAQETPSAAQPNGKSSRAGRNLPAALGVGFALGLSLIAILLFVPHVFVGVAAVAIAVATWEVAKRLREADVLVPRIPLILGGQAVLWLAWPFGPEGVAGAFAGTALVCMGWRLFDHGLSATPRNFLRDSAITLFVLIWVPLLASFAVLQLAADNGNLRVLTFMILVVCSDVGGYVAGVLFGRHPMVPAISPKKSWEGFAGSLVFCIIGGLLTVTLLLQANSMIGVLAGVAVVLVATGGDLVESQIKRELGIKDMGTLLPGHGGIMDRLDSMLPSALVSWLVFTALL comes from the coding sequence ATGGTGGCCGATGAAGCCGCCGCCGGCGACGCGGTGCCGGCGAGCGACGCGGCCGGTGTGACACCGGCACAGGAAACACCGTCGGCGGCGCAGCCGAACGGTAAGTCCTCGCGTGCCGGCCGGAATTTACCCGCGGCCCTGGGTGTCGGCTTCGCCTTGGGCCTGTCGCTCATCGCGATCCTGCTATTCGTCCCACATGTATTCGTCGGCGTGGCCGCGGTGGCCATCGCGGTCGCGACCTGGGAGGTCGCCAAGCGGCTGCGCGAGGCCGACGTGCTGGTACCGCGAATTCCGCTGATCCTGGGCGGGCAGGCCGTGCTGTGGCTGGCGTGGCCGTTCGGCCCCGAGGGGGTGGCGGGGGCATTCGCGGGGACCGCTCTGGTGTGCATGGGCTGGCGGCTGTTCGACCACGGCCTGTCGGCGACGCCGCGAAACTTCCTGCGGGACAGCGCAATAACGCTGTTCGTGCTGATCTGGGTGCCGCTGCTGGCATCGTTCGCGGTCTTGCAGCTGGCGGCGGACAACGGCAATCTGCGGGTGCTGACGTTCATGATCCTGGTGGTCTGCTCGGACGTCGGCGGCTACGTGGCCGGGGTGCTGTTCGGCCGGCATCCGATGGTTCCGGCGATCAGCCCGAAGAAGTCGTGGGAGGGTTTCGCCGGATCGCTGGTGTTCTGCATCATCGGCGGGCTGCTGACGGTGACCCTGCTGCTGCAGGCGAATTCGATGATCGGCGTGCTGGCCGGTGTCGCGGTGGTGCTGGTGGCCACCGGCGGTGACCTGGTCGAGTCGCAGATCAAGCGCGAACTGGGCATCAAGGATATGGGCACGCTGCTGCCCGGGCACGGCGGCATCATGGACCGGCTGGACTCGATGCTGCCTTCCGCGCTGGTGTCCTGGCTGGTGTTCACGGCGCTGCTGTAG
- a CDS encoding ATP-binding protein, translating into MSVTEDELRALAAVRFNWALTPDDVWSDTPFHVDGMHVEVDREVSGGLRDAVASERPSPIGLVLKGQRGAGKTHLLGWVRRKAQQESGYFFLVDLEQAGDFWTGVLLSVRRDLLRPNAVGESQLTVLLQRLAQKAGMSPEQSAAITGAARPSKKDLDLFVAAVRKIDPLVAQECKEALRALVLYGADDDGLSTLGGDYLGSLNELSPGERRGWGLRPKPVSPQRIVRSVSWLLALTGPTVIAIDQLDAIADQSGRHADPDPTRLSLTDAALGLMTLRESTRRTMTLIACITPTWGLIRDTVFATVADRFREVGTLGRIADPAIARTMTAKRLAVPYAEAGFHPPYPTWPIAERAFDGIANQFTPRALLQRVDAHIHHCVVTGRVSELERLDAEREQLDGTMAAQDLSPIDREFAELKEHSDVRSTLDPAHEDRIMPKLLAAALTAWKIEQEDSGAEWTVDPSPGTKSPALHARLRRTLDEETEAQENWAFRAIAHPNPRAAQTKLRNARLESGLRPGGTQHLVILRNSKWPGGKTTGEQVAALKEAGGLDLPVTDDDLRTFSALETLLRHKPSGLEAWLITRQPATKTELLDGILGSMAREPSVALDEPTEPEDPEEADPSCVGVGETLSGEIPMQIALETFPRHITIIGASGSGKTVLVRRLIEECALRGVSAIVLDPNNDLARLGDAWSELPKGWRSGDARLADRYLADTEVLVWTPGWQGGRPLCFQPLPDFASVRGDEDALLGAVDVSLGLLAARAKITGKTKKASWSLAVLREALTHYARGGNRRLDGFIRLLADLPDGVSTIDHAPALAAELATSLQAARIIDPLFGDTDEPVDLGTLLTPAHGKKARVSVISFVGLPTEEQRQGFVNQLQGELFTWIKNNPANDRKPLSALFVMDEAQTLAPAGPSTPSTQSTVRLAGQARKYGLGLIFATQAPKGLNNQIPGNSATLFIGKLIAPVQVGAAREIAQALGGTLDHVGALQVGQFYASTESSPFERIRTPNCLSHHPKNPLTPREVIQQAKNGTAPDE; encoded by the coding sequence ATGAGCGTGACCGAAGATGAGTTGCGTGCGCTCGCGGCGGTGCGTTTCAACTGGGCGCTGACACCGGATGATGTATGGAGCGATACGCCGTTCCATGTCGACGGCATGCATGTCGAGGTCGATCGCGAAGTGTCCGGCGGTCTGCGGGATGCCGTAGCGAGTGAGCGGCCGAGTCCCATCGGCCTGGTGCTGAAGGGCCAACGCGGTGCGGGCAAGACCCACCTGCTCGGTTGGGTTCGTCGCAAAGCGCAGCAGGAGAGCGGCTATTTCTTCCTGGTAGACCTGGAGCAGGCCGGCGACTTCTGGACTGGGGTTCTGCTTTCTGTCAGGCGAGACCTGTTGCGACCCAACGCGGTCGGCGAGAGCCAACTAACCGTGCTGTTGCAGCGACTGGCGCAAAAAGCGGGAATGTCGCCGGAGCAGAGTGCCGCAATTACGGGCGCAGCCAGGCCTTCCAAGAAGGATCTCGACCTGTTCGTCGCCGCCGTGCGCAAGATCGACCCGCTGGTGGCGCAGGAATGCAAGGAGGCCTTACGAGCGCTGGTTCTCTACGGGGCCGACGATGATGGCCTCAGCACGCTCGGCGGTGACTACCTCGGCTCGCTGAACGAGCTCTCCCCCGGCGAGCGTCGTGGCTGGGGCCTGCGGCCGAAACCGGTGTCGCCGCAACGCATTGTCCGCAGCGTGTCCTGGCTGCTGGCTTTGACCGGTCCCACGGTGATCGCGATCGACCAGCTCGACGCCATCGCCGACCAGTCGGGTCGTCACGCCGACCCCGATCCGACCCGGCTCTCCCTGACCGATGCCGCCTTGGGACTGATGACATTGCGAGAGAGCACACGCCGCACGATGACTCTCATCGCCTGCATCACGCCGACCTGGGGATTGATACGCGATACCGTGTTCGCCACCGTTGCCGACAGGTTTCGTGAGGTCGGCACGCTAGGCCGGATCGCGGACCCTGCAATCGCCCGGACGATGACGGCGAAGCGACTGGCCGTCCCCTATGCCGAGGCCGGGTTCCATCCGCCATACCCGACCTGGCCGATTGCTGAGCGCGCCTTCGACGGTATCGCGAACCAATTCACCCCCAGAGCACTGCTGCAACGAGTCGACGCGCACATACATCACTGCGTGGTCACTGGCCGGGTATCCGAACTGGAGCGTCTGGATGCCGAACGGGAACAGCTCGACGGAACCATGGCAGCGCAAGACCTTTCACCGATCGATCGCGAATTCGCCGAGTTGAAAGAGCATTCCGACGTCCGCTCCACGCTGGACCCGGCGCACGAGGACCGGATCATGCCGAAGTTGCTGGCAGCAGCGCTTACCGCGTGGAAGATCGAGCAGGAGGACAGCGGCGCGGAGTGGACAGTCGACCCCTCTCCCGGCACCAAATCTCCGGCACTCCACGCACGGCTTCGGCGCACGCTGGATGAAGAAACCGAAGCCCAAGAGAATTGGGCCTTCCGGGCGATCGCTCATCCGAATCCCCGTGCGGCACAGACCAAACTGCGCAACGCCCGACTCGAATCCGGACTGCGCCCGGGCGGCACCCAGCACTTGGTAATCCTGCGGAACTCGAAATGGCCGGGAGGTAAGACGACTGGCGAGCAGGTGGCGGCGCTCAAAGAGGCCGGCGGCCTCGATCTTCCGGTGACCGACGACGACCTCCGAACGTTCAGCGCACTCGAGACACTGTTGCGGCACAAGCCATCCGGACTGGAGGCTTGGCTGATCACCCGCCAACCGGCGACCAAGACCGAGTTGCTGGACGGGATCCTCGGCTCCATGGCGCGGGAGCCGAGCGTGGCACTGGATGAGCCGACGGAACCGGAAGATCCGGAGGAAGCCGATCCGTCCTGTGTCGGAGTAGGCGAAACTCTGTCCGGCGAAATACCGATGCAGATCGCGCTCGAGACGTTTCCACGGCATATCACGATCATCGGCGCATCGGGATCCGGCAAGACCGTGCTGGTCCGTCGGCTGATCGAGGAGTGCGCTCTGCGCGGGGTATCGGCGATCGTGCTCGACCCGAACAACGATTTGGCTCGGCTCGGCGATGCCTGGTCGGAGTTGCCCAAGGGGTGGCGATCCGGCGATGCTCGGCTTGCCGATCGGTATCTTGCGGACACTGAGGTCCTCGTGTGGACGCCGGGGTGGCAGGGCGGGCGGCCGTTGTGCTTCCAGCCTCTGCCGGATTTCGCCAGCGTCCGCGGCGACGAAGATGCCCTCCTCGGTGCCGTAGATGTCAGTCTGGGTCTGCTGGCCGCGCGGGCGAAAATAACCGGGAAGACCAAGAAGGCATCATGGAGTCTCGCGGTCCTGCGGGAAGCGCTGACACACTACGCACGCGGCGGCAATCGGAGGCTGGACGGATTCATCAGGCTCTTGGCCGATCTCCCGGACGGCGTGAGCACGATCGACCACGCCCCAGCACTGGCGGCCGAGCTGGCAACATCCCTTCAAGCGGCACGGATCATCGATCCGCTGTTCGGCGACACGGACGAGCCAGTGGACCTGGGCACGCTGTTGACCCCGGCACACGGCAAAAAGGCGCGGGTCTCGGTGATCAGCTTCGTGGGACTACCGACGGAGGAGCAGCGACAAGGGTTCGTCAATCAGCTTCAGGGGGAGCTGTTCACGTGGATCAAGAACAATCCTGCGAACGACCGCAAGCCACTGAGCGCTCTCTTCGTCATGGATGAGGCGCAGACCCTTGCTCCAGCGGGCCCATCCACACCTAGCACCCAAAGTACGGTGAGACTTGCAGGACAAGCGCGGAAGTACGGCCTCGGCCTGATCTTCGCGACCCAGGCACCGAAGGGGCTGAACAATCAGATCCCGGGCAACTCGGCGACACTATTCATCGGCAAGCTGATCGCGCCCGTTCAGGTGGGCGCGGCGCGAGAAATCGCACAGGCGCTGGGCGGAACGCTCGATCATGTCGGTGCACTGCAGGTCGGACAGTTTTACGCCAGCACCGAAAGCTCTCCCTTCGAGCGAATACGCACACCCAACTGTCTCAGCCATCACCCCAAAAACCCGCTGACCCCTCGAGAAGTAATCCAACAGGCAAAGAACGGCACAGCACCGGACGAGTAG
- a CDS encoding radical SAM protein, with translation MGSRPRPNRHPRPVNVQSRAGAARRPVCAPTQLLVRASTVVLWLLITDQMESGIGQRAPISAGRQVCMRVMIGEPLANYARVVRAVRRITSSSPDGLGISQRNVVVSTVGLAPAIRRLADEGLSVTLAVSLHTPDDELRDTLVPVNNRWSVAEVLDAARYYADKSGRRVSVEYALIRDINDHPWRADMLGSKLHKALGSRVHVNLIPLNPTPGSKWDASPKPVEREFVRRVNAQGVPCTVRDTRGQEIAAACGQLAAEG, from the coding sequence ATGGGATCTCGACCACGTCCTAACCGCCACCCACGACCAGTGAACGTGCAGTCACGGGCCGGGGCCGCTCGCCGCCCGGTTTGTGCACCAACCCAACTACTGGTGCGCGCATCGACGGTGGTGCTGTGGCTTCTGATCACTGATCAGATGGAGAGCGGTATTGGACAACGCGCACCTATTTCCGCAGGTCGACAAGTTTGTATGAGGGTAATGATCGGTGAGCCCTTAGCGAACTACGCCCGTGTAGTTCGTGCGGTTCGCCGGATTACGTCGTCGTCACCGGATGGTCTGGGTATTTCGCAGCGCAACGTGGTGGTGTCGACGGTCGGACTTGCTCCGGCGATTCGAAGGCTGGCCGATGAGGGTTTGTCGGTGACTTTGGCTGTGTCGCTGCATACTCCGGATGATGAGTTGCGGGACACGTTGGTGCCGGTGAACAATCGGTGGTCGGTAGCTGAGGTTCTTGATGCGGCAAGGTATTACGCGGATAAGTCGGGTCGTCGGGTGTCGGTCGAGTATGCACTGATCCGCGATATCAACGACCATCCCTGGCGTGCGGACATGCTGGGTTCCAAGCTGCACAAGGCCTTGGGCTCTCGGGTACACGTGAACTTGATCCCGCTGAATCCGACGCCGGGTAGTAAGTGGGATGCGTCCCCGAAACCTGTTGAGCGAGAGTTCGTTCGGCGCGTCAACGCCCAGGGAGTGCCGTGCACCGTCCGCGACACCCGCGGTCAGGAGATCGCTGCGGCGTGCGGCCAGCTCGCTGCTGAAGGGTAG
- a CDS encoding lipopolysaccharide assembly LapA domain-containing protein translates to MTSDAASTPGPDPSAERSPDSPTAPTEPTARPATQAPRKTSLESRTGYTWIALVAAAVLGIILLVFILQNLTQAQVTLFFWSFSLPLGVTILLSVIAGALVMALVGGWRILQLRRAAKRG, encoded by the coding sequence ATGACCAGCGACGCCGCATCGACCCCGGGCCCGGATCCGAGCGCCGAGCGTTCTCCGGACTCGCCCACCGCCCCGACCGAACCCACCGCGCGGCCCGCCACCCAGGCACCGCGTAAAACCTCGCTCGAGAGCCGCACCGGCTACACCTGGATCGCACTCGTCGCGGCCGCGGTGCTGGGCATCATCCTGCTGGTCTTCATCCTGCAGAATCTGACTCAGGCGCAGGTCACGCTGTTCTTCTGGAGCTTCTCGCTGCCGCTCGGTGTCACCATCCTGCTCTCGGTCATAGCCGGAGCCCTGGTGATGGCGCTGGTCGGAGGTTGGCGCATCCTGCAGTTGCGCCGAGCCGCCAAACGCGGCTGA
- the tsf gene encoding translation elongation factor Ts — MANYTAADVKRLRELTGSGMMDCKKALEETDGDFDKAVEVLRIKGAKDVGKRAERATAEGLVIASNGVMFEINSETDFVAKNDEFQNLAGDIAEVAGKAHPADLDALKALDVNGKTADQAVQELAAKIGEKLELRRVVSFDGPVATYLHKRSSDLPPAVGVVVEYQGSGDAAAETARAAAMQIAALKARYVTRDEVPAELVDKERGIAEATAREEGKPEAALPKIVEGRVNGFYKDVVLLEQPSVTDSKKTVKQLLDDAGVTITRFARFEVGQA; from the coding sequence ATGGCGAACTACACCGCCGCGGACGTCAAGCGGCTCCGCGAGCTCACCGGCTCCGGCATGATGGACTGCAAGAAGGCCCTCGAGGAGACCGACGGCGACTTTGACAAGGCCGTCGAGGTGCTGCGCATCAAGGGCGCCAAGGACGTCGGCAAGCGTGCCGAGCGCGCGACCGCCGAGGGCCTGGTCATCGCCTCGAACGGCGTCATGTTCGAGATCAACTCCGAGACCGACTTCGTCGCCAAGAACGACGAGTTCCAGAATCTGGCCGGCGATATCGCCGAGGTCGCGGGCAAGGCCCACCCGGCCGACCTGGACGCGCTGAAGGCGCTGGACGTCAACGGCAAGACCGCCGACCAGGCCGTGCAGGAACTCGCCGCCAAGATCGGCGAGAAGCTGGAACTGCGCCGCGTCGTATCCTTCGACGGCCCGGTCGCGACCTATCTGCACAAGCGCTCCTCGGACCTGCCGCCCGCCGTCGGCGTGGTGGTCGAGTACCAGGGCTCCGGCGACGCCGCCGCGGAGACCGCCCGCGCGGCCGCCATGCAGATCGCCGCGCTGAAGGCCCGCTACGTCACCCGCGACGAGGTCCCGGCCGAACTCGTGGACAAGGAGCGCGGCATCGCCGAGGCGACCGCCCGCGAGGAGGGCAAGCCGGAGGCCGCGCTGCCGAAGATCGTCGAGGGCCGCGTCAACGGCTTCTACAAGGACGTCGTGCTGTTGGAGCAGCCGTCGGTCACCGACTCCAAGAAGACCGTCAAGCAGCTGCTGGACGACGCCGGCGTCACCATCACCCGTTTCGCCCGCTTCGAGGTCGGCCAGGCCTAG
- the rlmN gene encoding 23S rRNA (adenine(2503)-C(2))-methyltransferase RlmN has translation MTTSLPLVFDAPRRGMPPRHLADLDAAERRRAVEQLGLPKFRADQIARQYYGRLQADPEQMTDLPAPIRAKVGEALFPPLLTEVRHVVCDDGTTRKTLWRAGDGTLLESVLMRYPDRNTLCISSQAGCGMACPFCATGQGGLDRNLSTAEIVDQVRAAAAALRDGEVAGGAGRLSNIVFMGMGEPLANYKRVVAAVRRITSPAPDGLGISQRSVVVSTVGLAPAIRKLADEGLSVTLAVSLHTPDDELRDTLVPVNNRWSVAEVLDAARYYADTTGRRVSVEYALIRDINDHPWRAEMLGSKLHKALGSRVHVNLIPLNPTPGSKWDASPKPVEREFVRRVEAQGVPCTVRDTRGQEIAAACGQLAAEE, from the coding sequence ATGACTACCTCCCTCCCGCTCGTCTTCGATGCCCCGCGCCGGGGCATGCCGCCGCGTCATCTCGCCGATCTCGACGCGGCCGAGCGGCGGCGGGCGGTGGAGCAACTGGGACTGCCGAAGTTCCGGGCCGACCAGATCGCGCGGCAGTACTACGGGAGGTTGCAGGCCGACCCGGAGCAGATGACCGACCTGCCCGCCCCGATCCGGGCCAAGGTCGGCGAGGCCCTGTTCCCGCCGCTGCTGACCGAGGTCCGGCACGTGGTGTGCGACGACGGCACGACCCGAAAGACCTTGTGGCGCGCCGGCGACGGCACCCTGCTGGAATCGGTCCTGATGCGCTATCCCGACCGCAACACGCTGTGCATCTCCAGCCAGGCCGGCTGCGGTATGGCCTGCCCCTTCTGCGCCACCGGCCAGGGTGGCCTGGACCGCAACCTGTCCACCGCGGAGATCGTCGACCAGGTCCGCGCGGCCGCGGCGGCCCTACGCGACGGCGAGGTCGCGGGCGGGGCGGGGCGGCTGTCGAACATCGTGTTCATGGGCATGGGTGAGCCGCTGGCCAATTACAAGCGTGTGGTTGCGGCGGTGCGGCGGATCACCTCGCCTGCGCCGGACGGTTTGGGTATTTCGCAGCGCAGTGTGGTGGTGTCGACGGTGGGTTTGGCGCCGGCGATTCGGAAGTTGGCCGATGAGGGTCTGTCGGTGACTTTGGCTGTGTCGCTGCATACTCCGGATGACGAGTTGCGGGATACGTTGGTGCCGGTGAACAATCGTTGGTCGGTTGCCGAAGTCCTGGATGCGGCAAGGTATTACGCGGATACGACGGGCCGTCGGGTGTCGGTCGAGTATGCCCTGATTCGTGATATCAACGATCACCCGTGGCGCGCGGAGATGCTGGGTTCGAAGTTGCACAAGGCTCTCGGTTCGCGTGTGCATGTGAACCTGATTCCGTTGAATCCGACTCCGGGTTCGAAGTGGGATGCGTCGCCGAAGCCTGTTGAGCGGGAGTTCGTCCGGCGGGTGGAGGCGCAGGGTGTGCCGTGTACGGTGCGGGATACGCGGGGGCAGGAGATCGCGGCGGCGTGTGGGCAGCTGGCTGCTGAGGAGTAG
- a CDS encoding M23 family metallopeptidase — translation MRWIVAVVLGLLLVPGLLPASAADAAPGGGFGWPVQPRPPVLRRFEKPPRDWLPGHRGVDLGAAAGQPVLAAGGGVVAFAGEVGGKPVVSVDHPGGLRTTYEPVRPSVAVGRKVVRGTVLGVLQPGHPGCANPCLHWGARRGRDYVDPLGLLRAAPLRLKPIEHGP, via the coding sequence ATGCGCTGGATCGTCGCCGTCGTCCTGGGTCTGCTCCTCGTGCCCGGCTTGCTGCCCGCATCCGCCGCCGATGCCGCGCCGGGCGGCGGATTCGGGTGGCCGGTGCAGCCGCGGCCGCCGGTGCTGCGGCGGTTCGAGAAACCGCCGCGGGATTGGCTACCGGGGCACCGCGGGGTGGATCTCGGCGCCGCCGCGGGACAACCGGTGCTCGCGGCGGGCGGCGGCGTGGTCGCCTTCGCCGGCGAGGTCGGCGGGAAGCCCGTGGTTTCCGTCGATCATCCCGGCGGGCTGCGCACCACCTATGAGCCCGTGCGGCCGTCAGTTGCGGTGGGGCGCAAGGTCGTTCGGGGCACGGTGCTGGGCGTCCTGCAACCGGGGCACCCAGGCTGCGCGAATCCCTGCCTGCACTGGGGAGCCCGGCGGGGCCGCGATTATGTGGACCCGCTGGGGTTGCTCCGGGCGGCACCGTTGCGCCTGAAACCGATCGAACACGGGCCCTGA
- the rpsB gene encoding 30S ribosomal protein S2, which yields MAVVTMKQLLDSGAHFGHQTRRWNPKMKRFIFTDRNGIYIIDLQQTLTYIDKAYEFVKETVAHGGTVLFVGTKKQAQESIAAEATRVGMPYVNQRWLGGMLTNFSTVHKRLQRLKELEAMEQTGGFEGRTKKEILMLTREKNKLERTLGGIRDMAKVPSAIWVVDTNKEHIAVGEARKLNIPVIAILDTNCDPDLVDYPIPGNDDAIRSAALLTKVVASAVAEGVQARAARAGGDAKPEAGGGEPLAEWEQELLAQANPATEDAPEAAAPETAAPETAAEAELKEDSATKTPADF from the coding sequence ATGGCTGTCGTAACCATGAAGCAGCTGCTCGACAGCGGCGCACACTTCGGGCACCAGACCCGCCGTTGGAACCCGAAGATGAAGCGGTTCATCTTCACCGACCGCAACGGCATCTACATCATCGATCTGCAGCAGACGCTGACCTACATCGACAAGGCGTACGAGTTCGTCAAGGAGACCGTCGCCCACGGTGGCACCGTGCTGTTCGTCGGCACCAAGAAGCAGGCGCAGGAGTCGATCGCTGCCGAGGCGACCCGCGTCGGCATGCCGTACGTGAACCAGCGCTGGCTCGGTGGCATGCTCACCAACTTCTCCACCGTGCACAAGCGGCTGCAGCGCCTCAAGGAACTCGAGGCGATGGAGCAGACCGGCGGTTTCGAGGGTCGCACCAAGAAGGAAATCCTCATGCTGACGCGTGAGAAGAACAAGCTGGAGCGCACCCTCGGCGGCATCCGCGATATGGCCAAGGTGCCCTCGGCCATCTGGGTGGTCGACACCAACAAGGAGCACATCGCCGTCGGCGAGGCCCGCAAGCTGAACATCCCGGTCATCGCGATCCTGGACACCAACTGCGACCCCGACCTGGTCGACTACCCGATCCCGGGCAACGACGACGCCATCCGCTCGGCCGCGCTGCTGACCAAGGTCGTGGCGTCCGCGGTCGCCGAGGGCGTGCAGGCCCGCGCCGCGCGTGCCGGCGGCGACGCCAAGCCGGAGGCCGGCGGGGGCGAGCCGTTGGCCGAGTGGGAGCAGGAGCTGCTGGCCCAGGCGAACCCGGCCACCGAGGATGCTCCCGAGGCCGCTGCTCCCGAGACGGCTGCTCCCGAGACGGCCGCCGAGGCCGAGCTGAAGGAGGATTCGGCCACCAAGACCCCGGCCGACTTCTGA
- the frr gene encoding ribosome recycling factor → MIEEALFDAEEKMEKAVTVAKDDLGGIRTGRANPSMFNRIVVDYYGSPTPVTQMSSISVPEPRMVVIKPYEQAQLQTIETAIRNSDLGVNPTNDGNIIRVAIPQLTEERRRELVKQAKSKGEDAKIAIRNVRRKAMEELGRIQKDGEAGEDEVGRAEKELDKTTHKYVGQIDDLVKHKESELLEV, encoded by the coding sequence GTGATTGAAGAAGCGCTCTTCGACGCCGAGGAGAAGATGGAGAAGGCCGTCACGGTGGCGAAGGACGACCTCGGCGGCATCCGGACCGGGCGCGCCAACCCGAGCATGTTCAACAGGATCGTCGTCGACTACTACGGTTCGCCGACGCCGGTCACGCAGATGTCCAGCATCTCGGTACCGGAGCCCCGGATGGTCGTCATCAAACCGTACGAGCAGGCTCAACTACAAACGATCGAGACCGCGATCCGGAACTCGGACCTGGGCGTCAACCCCACCAACGACGGCAACATCATCCGTGTGGCGATCCCGCAGCTGACCGAGGAGCGTCGCCGCGAACTGGTGAAGCAGGCCAAGTCCAAGGGTGAGGACGCCAAGATCGCCATCCGCAACGTGCGGCGCAAGGCGATGGAGGAGCTGGGCCGCATCCAGAAGGACGGCGAGGCCGGCGAGGACGAGGTCGGCCGCGCCGAGAAGGAACTGGACAAGACCACGCACAAGTACGTCGGTCAGATCGACGATCTGGTCAAGCACAAGGAATCGGAACTGCTCGAGGTCTGA
- the pyrH gene encoding UMP kinase, translating into MSDPEPARLGYRRVLLKLGGEMFGGGNVGLDPDVVQTVAEQIAEVIATGVQVAVVIGGGNFFRGAELEERGLERARSDYMGMLGTVMNSLALQDFLEKQGVDTRVQTAITMGQVAEPYLPLRAKRHLDKGRVVIFGAGMGMPYFSTDTTAAQRALEIGAEVVLMAKSVDGVYTDDPRLDPDATMFSEITHKQVLERGLKVADATAFSLCMDNQMPMLVFNLLTKGNIARAVAGEKIGTLVRS; encoded by the coding sequence ATGTCGGACCCGGAACCGGCCCGCCTGGGCTATCGCCGAGTGCTCCTCAAGCTGGGTGGGGAGATGTTCGGCGGCGGCAACGTCGGACTCGATCCGGACGTGGTGCAGACGGTCGCCGAGCAGATCGCCGAGGTGATCGCCACCGGCGTGCAGGTGGCGGTGGTGATCGGCGGCGGGAACTTCTTCCGCGGCGCCGAACTCGAGGAGCGCGGCCTGGAGCGCGCCCGCTCGGACTACATGGGCATGCTCGGCACCGTGATGAACAGCCTTGCGCTGCAAGACTTCCTGGAGAAGCAGGGGGTGGACACCCGGGTGCAGACGGCGATCACGATGGGCCAGGTCGCCGAGCCCTACCTGCCGCTGCGCGCCAAGCGGCACCTGGACAAGGGCCGGGTGGTGATCTTCGGCGCCGGGATGGGCATGCCGTACTTCTCCACCGACACCACCGCCGCCCAGCGCGCCCTGGAGATCGGCGCCGAGGTGGTGCTGATGGCCAAGTCGGTCGACGGGGTGTACACCGACGATCCGCGCCTGGATCCCGATGCCACCATGTTCTCCGAGATCACCCACAAGCAGGTGCTCGAACGCGGATTGAAGGTCGCCGACGCCACCGCGTTCAGCCTGTGCATGGACAACCAGATGCCGATGCTGGTGTTCAATCTTCTGACGAAGGGCAATATCGCCCGTGCGGTGGCCGGTGAGAAGATCGGCACACTGGTTCGGTCCTGA